A genomic region of Micromonospora sp. NBRC 110009 contains the following coding sequences:
- a CDS encoding ABC transporter ATP-binding protein: MAGTDTRPAHPVPRGQRPPGRPPGGSPSGGGGQRGGRATAGDFSGTTRRLLSMLAPERWLMAGSLLVCAASVTLSVLGPKVLGRATDLIFADFVAGRLPAGQTTAEAAELLRARGHRAQADAMTAAHAVPGQGVEFTRIRNVLILAAAVYLVAALLILVQGRLTAVVVQRAGYRLRDRAEAKLARLPLAYFDRHPHGEVLSRVTNDIDNVNQSLQQTLSQIVNSVITVIAVLVVMCVISPLLAVIALVSLPASIYLAAAVGRRAQAHFRSQWAVTGRLNGHIEDMYTGHALVTVFGRQREAAATFREHNEALTTSSFRAQFVSGAIQPVMLFVGNLNYVLVAVVGALRVSAGALSIGDVQAFMQYSRQFSAPLGQMSSMANVIQSGVASAERVFALLDEPEQSPDVTPPARPDRVRGRVEFEDVSFSYTPGTPLIERLNLSVEPGQSIAVVGPTGAGKTTLVNLLMRFYEVDQGRILLDGVDIARMRRDELRSHIGMVLQDSMLFGGTIAQNIAYGAPGASREQIVQAARATHVDRFVRTLPQGYDTVLDEENATVSAGERQLITIARAFLADRAILVLDEATSSVDTRTEVLIQEAMHSLRQGRTSFVIAHRLSTIRDADTILVLDGGRIVERGTHDELIDAGGTYSRLYAAQFAETPAPVD; this comes from the coding sequence ATGGCCGGCACGGACACCAGACCCGCGCACCCGGTGCCCCGGGGCCAACGCCCGCCGGGCCGTCCCCCCGGGGGCTCTCCGTCCGGCGGGGGCGGGCAGCGCGGCGGCAGAGCCACCGCGGGCGACTTCTCCGGCACCACCCGCCGGCTGCTCAGCATGCTGGCGCCCGAACGATGGCTGATGGCCGGTTCGCTGCTCGTCTGCGCGGCCAGCGTCACCCTGTCGGTCCTCGGACCGAAGGTGCTCGGCCGCGCCACCGACCTGATCTTCGCCGACTTCGTCGCCGGCCGGCTGCCGGCCGGCCAGACCACGGCGGAGGCGGCGGAGCTGCTGCGTGCCCGCGGCCACCGGGCCCAGGCCGACGCGATGACCGCCGCACACGCCGTGCCGGGCCAGGGTGTCGAGTTCACCCGCATCCGGAACGTGCTCATCCTGGCGGCCGCCGTCTACCTGGTGGCGGCTCTGCTCATCCTCGTGCAGGGCCGGTTGACCGCCGTCGTGGTGCAACGGGCCGGTTACCGGCTGCGCGACCGGGCCGAGGCGAAGCTCGCCCGGTTGCCGCTCGCCTACTTCGACCGGCACCCGCACGGCGAGGTCCTCAGCAGGGTGACCAACGACATCGACAACGTCAACCAGAGCCTCCAGCAGACGCTCAGTCAGATCGTCAACTCCGTGATCACGGTGATCGCCGTCCTCGTCGTCATGTGCGTCATCTCGCCGCTGCTCGCCGTGATCGCCCTGGTCTCCCTGCCGGCCTCGATCTACCTGGCCGCCGCCGTCGGCAGGCGCGCCCAGGCGCACTTCCGGAGCCAGTGGGCGGTCACCGGCCGGCTCAACGGCCACATCGAGGACATGTACACCGGCCACGCCCTGGTCACCGTGTTCGGCCGGCAGCGGGAGGCGGCGGCGACGTTCCGGGAGCACAACGAGGCCCTCACCACCTCCAGCTTCCGGGCGCAGTTCGTGTCCGGGGCGATCCAGCCCGTGATGCTGTTCGTCGGCAACCTCAACTACGTCCTGGTCGCGGTCGTCGGCGCGCTGCGGGTCTCCGCCGGGGCGCTCTCCATCGGCGACGTCCAGGCGTTCATGCAGTACTCGCGCCAGTTCAGCGCGCCGCTCGGGCAGATGTCGAGCATGGCGAACGTCATCCAGTCGGGGGTCGCCTCCGCCGAACGCGTCTTCGCCCTCCTCGACGAGCCGGAGCAGTCGCCCGACGTGACCCCGCCGGCGCGCCCCGACCGCGTCCGCGGCCGGGTCGAGTTCGAGGACGTGTCGTTCAGCTACACGCCCGGCACCCCGCTGATCGAGCGGCTCAACCTGTCGGTCGAGCCCGGGCAGTCCATCGCCGTCGTCGGTCCGACGGGCGCCGGCAAGACCACACTGGTCAACCTGTTGATGCGGTTCTACGAGGTGGACCAGGGCCGGATCCTGCTCGACGGCGTGGACATCGCCCGGATGCGGCGCGATGAACTACGGTCCCACATCGGCATGGTGCTGCAGGACTCCATGCTGTTCGGCGGCACGATCGCGCAGAACATCGCCTACGGCGCTCCGGGGGCGTCCCGGGAGCAGATCGTCCAGGCGGCTCGGGCGACCCACGTCGACCGGTTCGTCCGGACGCTGCCGCAGGGGTACGACACCGTGCTCGACGAGGAGAACGCCACGGTCAGTGCCGGCGAGCGGCAGCTCATCACCATCGCCCGGGCGTTCCTCGCCGACCGTGCCATCCTCGTCCTCGACGAGGCGACCAGCTCGGTGGACACCCGCACCGAGGTGCTGATCCAGGAGGCGATGCACTCGTTGCGGCAGGGACGCACCAGTTTCGTCATCGCCCACCGCCTGTCGACGATCCGCGACGCCGACACCATCCTCGTGTTGGACGGCGGCCGCATCGTCGAGCGCGGCACGCACGACGAGCTGATCGACGCGGGCGGGACGTACTCCCGCCTGTACGCCGCCCAGTTCGCGGAGACGCCGGCCCCGGTCGACTGA
- a CDS encoding ester cyclase family protein → MTPQPHIEPARRDPAPVLSERTLRRLVAEIHNGHRFDRLDAYYDPAGRDHDPRVVPGRDGRRTFWRELVTGFPDLSVTIETAVADNDRVMAFLTWRGRQRGEFAGRPADRRALELHTSELFRLGADGRVVEHAAVVDYSILRTFGLQPLQEPGPARPELSGPHTPVERANATRVLAAYREVLSEHRLDRADDYYEHDYLHHNAQVPAVPNGVEAFRLYFAGNFAAFPDLTATVDHILASGDRVMVFATWRGHFTGLSRGRRPTGKRLLMYTSDVFRMVSGRVAEHWEVVDYSGLENVGMTVRPPAGG, encoded by the coding sequence ATGACACCGCAGCCCCACATCGAGCCGGCCCGCCGCGACCCGGCGCCGGTCTTGTCGGAGCGGACGCTCCGCAGGCTCGTCGCGGAGATCCACAACGGCCACCGGTTCGACCGGCTCGACGCCTACTACGACCCGGCCGGCCGGGACCACGATCCGCGGGTGGTGCCGGGGCGCGACGGCCGCCGGACGTTCTGGCGCGAGCTGGTCACCGGCTTCCCCGACCTCAGCGTGACGATCGAGACGGCGGTCGCGGACAACGACCGGGTGATGGCCTTCCTGACCTGGCGTGGCCGGCAGCGTGGCGAGTTCGCCGGGCGTCCGGCCGACCGGCGTGCGCTGGAGCTGCACACCAGCGAGCTGTTCCGCCTGGGTGCCGACGGCCGCGTCGTGGAGCACGCGGCCGTGGTCGACTACTCGATCCTGCGGACTTTCGGCCTGCAACCGTTGCAGGAGCCGGGGCCGGCGCGACCGGAGCTGTCCGGGCCGCACACCCCCGTGGAGCGCGCCAACGCCACGCGCGTCCTCGCGGCGTACCGGGAGGTGCTCAGCGAGCACCGGCTGGACCGCGCGGACGACTACTACGAGCACGACTACCTGCACCACAATGCGCAGGTGCCGGCGGTGCCGAACGGCGTCGAGGCGTTCCGGCTCTACTTCGCCGGCAACTTCGCCGCGTTCCCGGACCTGACCGCGACGGTCGACCACATCCTGGCCTCGGGTGACCGCGTGATGGTGTTCGCGACCTGGCGCGGCCACTTCACCGGCCTGTCCCGGGGCCGCCGGCCGACCGGCAAGCGGCTGCTGATGTACACCTCGGACGTGTTCCGGATGGTGTCGGGCCGGGTCGCCGAGCACTGGGAGGTCGTCGACTACTCCGGGCTGGAGAACGTCGGCATGACCGTACGGCCGCCCGCCGGCGGCTGA
- a CDS encoding class I adenylate-forming enzyme family protein has protein sequence MPEPDADLDLPPSPEHYVPRILDVARGRADAPVLRWRDQDVSGTSLAATVQATAAALRDLGLRPDDTVGILIGGNRPATLTTRYAAHLLGTSVVHVSGVTPGTSGPGLPLEAQARMLREANASVLVTDEEHAERSARLRDVLPGLRLLTAPGGPDPAGGTLAAALTPRRPRTANVTYTSGSTGRPKGVCMPFEGWNATVLWAASAVPSGAAITFLAVSPLSHSVGLVVDIMIAAGGTVLLHEGFDAGTVLRDIARHRVTGTMIGVPNLYALLDHPDLPHTDLTSLRQLLYVGCPASPARLAQALPFLGHALTQNYGTTEAGRITVLSPADHHRPDLLGTVGRPSPDVAIRICDPDSGRVLGPGELGEVCVRSTNMMTGYLDDPDLTAHVLRDGWLRTGDLGRLDAEGYLRLSGRIGDVIKAGDVKVYPAEVEHVLAGHPDVVDACVYAYRDDNGLEQVHAAVVPRPGGTYDADALRRHVAATMTAKHAPTVFVRCDRLPVTPSGKVDRRQVRRLGLRHPRSGSEHPS, from the coding sequence GTGCCCGAACCCGACGCGGACCTCGACCTGCCCCCCTCGCCGGAGCATTACGTCCCCCGGATACTCGACGTCGCCCGCGGGCGCGCCGACGCGCCCGTCCTGCGGTGGCGGGACCAGGACGTCTCCGGTACGTCGCTCGCGGCGACCGTCCAGGCGACCGCGGCGGCCCTGCGCGATCTCGGGCTCCGGCCCGACGACACGGTCGGGATCCTGATCGGCGGCAACCGGCCGGCGACGTTGACCACCCGCTATGCGGCCCACCTCCTGGGCACCTCGGTGGTCCACGTCAGCGGGGTCACCCCGGGCACCAGCGGACCCGGGCTGCCCCTGGAGGCGCAGGCCCGGATGCTGCGCGAGGCGAACGCGTCCGTGCTCGTGACGGATGAGGAGCACGCCGAACGCTCGGCCCGGCTCCGGGACGTACTGCCCGGTCTGCGCCTCCTGACCGCACCCGGCGGCCCGGACCCGGCCGGCGGCACCCTGGCGGCCGCCCTCACCCCGCGACGGCCTCGAACGGCCAACGTGACCTACACCAGCGGCAGCACCGGCCGGCCGAAGGGCGTCTGCATGCCGTTCGAGGGGTGGAACGCCACCGTGCTGTGGGCCGCCTCCGCGGTCCCGTCCGGCGCCGCGATCACGTTCCTCGCCGTGAGCCCGCTCAGCCACTCGGTCGGCCTGGTCGTCGACATCATGATCGCTGCGGGTGGGACGGTGCTGCTCCACGAGGGCTTCGACGCCGGCACCGTCCTGCGGGACATCGCACGGCACCGGGTGACCGGCACCATGATCGGCGTACCGAATCTCTACGCCCTGCTCGACCACCCGGACCTGCCCCACACCGACCTGACGTCACTGCGGCAGCTGCTGTACGTGGGCTGTCCCGCGTCGCCGGCCCGGCTCGCGCAGGCGCTGCCGTTCCTCGGCCACGCGCTCACCCAGAACTACGGCACCACGGAGGCCGGCCGGATCACCGTCCTGAGCCCGGCGGACCACCACCGCCCGGACCTTCTCGGCACGGTCGGGCGGCCGAGCCCCGACGTGGCGATCCGGATCTGCGACCCGGACTCCGGCCGGGTCCTCGGGCCGGGAGAGCTCGGCGAGGTCTGCGTGCGCTCGACCAACATGATGACCGGCTACCTGGACGATCCGGACCTCACCGCGCACGTCCTGCGGGACGGCTGGCTGCGCACCGGCGACCTGGGACGGCTGGACGCCGAGGGCTACCTGCGGCTGTCCGGCCGGATCGGCGACGTGATCAAGGCCGGGGACGTCAAGGTCTACCCGGCCGAGGTGGAGCACGTCCTCGCCGGCCATCCGGACGTCGTGGACGCCTGCGTCTACGCGTACCGGGACGACAACGGTCTCGAGCAGGTCCACGCCGCCGTCGTGCCGCGCCCCGGCGGCACCTACGACGCCGACGCGCTCCGCCGGCACGTGGCGGCGACGATGACGGCGAAGCACGCGCCGACGGTGTTCGTGCGCTGCGACCGGCTGCCCGTCACCCCTTCAGGCAAGGTCGACCGCCGGCAGGTGCGGCGGCTCGGCCTCCGTCACCCCCGATCAGGAAGTGAGCACCCGTCATGA